From Chryseobacterium gallinarum, one genomic window encodes:
- a CDS encoding shikimate kinase, with amino-acid sequence MVISLIGYMGSGKSHISKILSEKINFRLIDLDKEISKRNKLTIPEIFEKKGEIYFRKLERETLEEILASEENLVLSLGGGTPVYYNNMEIINHNSKSVFLRTSVGTLVERLSKQKEKRPLIANISDKDLPEFIAKHLFERNQFYSKAQFSVGTDGREPDDIVNEIIEKLYL; translated from the coding sequence ATGGTAATTTCACTGATCGGATACATGGGAAGTGGCAAATCTCACATTTCCAAAATATTAAGCGAAAAAATAAATTTCAGACTCATTGACCTGGATAAAGAGATTTCCAAAAGAAATAAATTAACCATTCCAGAAATTTTTGAAAAAAAGGGAGAAATCTATTTTAGAAAACTTGAAAGAGAAACCCTGGAAGAAATTCTGGCTTCCGAAGAAAATCTGGTTTTAAGCCTTGGTGGTGGTACTCCGGTTTACTATAATAATATGGAAATTATCAATCATAATTCTAAAAGTGTTTTTTTGAGAACATCTGTAGGCACGCTGGTGGAAAGGCTTTCTAAACAAAAAGAAAAAAGACCCCTGATTGCCAATATTTCCGATAAGGACCTTCCTGAATTTATTGCCAAACACCTGTTTGAAAGAAATCAATTTTACAGTAAAGCTCAGTTTAGTGTAGGAACCGATGGCAGGGAGCCTGACGACATTGTTAATGAAATAATAGAAAAGCTCTATCTCTAG
- a CDS encoding glycogen/starch synthase, which translates to MPNQKILYITTEMYPYQEDTNMAAVVNKMALKMHNEGNDVRVFMPRFGQISERKFQLHEVIRLSGMNIIINDLDQPLIIKVASLPGERLQVYFIDNEEYFKRKQYYFDDEGTPFDDNDERAIFFARGVIETIKKLNWVPDVIHLNGWMSSFVPIYLKTYYESDTYFKDAKIVLSLYNEKDADLDKKIDEKLKFDNISGLKALDNPTIKSFVIESMNYVDTVVKGDEFLDEDLDQAFNATTTQKSEYLDIDSINQLY; encoded by the coding sequence ATGCCGAATCAAAAAATACTGTACATTACTACAGAGATGTATCCATATCAGGAAGATACAAATATGGCTGCTGTGGTAAACAAAATGGCACTTAAGATGCACAATGAAGGCAATGATGTAAGAGTTTTTATGCCAAGATTTGGACAAATAAGTGAAAGGAAATTCCAGCTTCATGAAGTGATCCGTCTTTCAGGAATGAATATTATTATCAATGACCTGGATCAGCCCTTAATTATTAAAGTAGCGTCTCTTCCGGGGGAAAGACTTCAGGTTTACTTTATTGATAACGAAGAATACTTCAAAAGAAAACAGTACTATTTCGACGATGAAGGAACTCCTTTCGATGATAATGACGAAAGAGCTATTTTCTTTGCCAGAGGGGTGATAGAAACCATCAAAAAGCTGAACTGGGTACCTGATGTAATTCATCTGAACGGATGGATGTCTTCTTTTGTTCCAATTTATCTTAAAACGTATTACGAATCCGATACTTATTTTAAGGACGCTAAAATTGTTCTTTCTCTTTACAATGAGAAGGATGCCGACCTGGATAAGAAAATTGATGAAAAATTGAAATTCGATAATATTTCAGGATTAAAAGCGTTAGATAACCCGACAATTAAAAGTTTTGTTATCGAAAGTATGAACTATGTAGATACTGTTGTAAAGGGAGATGAGTTCCTGGATGAAGACCTTGATCAGGCTTTCAATGCAACGACAACTCAGAAATCAGAGTATCTTGATATAGATTCTATCAACCAACTTTATTAA
- a CDS encoding T9SS type B sorting domain-containing protein, with translation MRKFLLFLLVCISHTFYSQADCSTALSVCGNSSITYSPAGIGNVDEFLGDCLILGEHNSIWYKITIATSGTLTFDLTPNDPDADYDWAIYGPNVTCGNLGTPIRCNAATVVGVSPITGLNMTSTILSAPGGSATPYCRYLDVLAGQTYYLYIDNWVSATSSTMSPFSLTWGGTATLASPFTDPVLTPHPFIAPGIPAANPADPKEIVLCSGTILFDFSSLTAGILNGNQHFSVTYHHSQNEALTGQNPITTPMTVNTSTVFYYSISYTDPVNPNNPLNQCKQIGKFKFRDASITAKNATLIQCNNNNAGTAVFDLTTADVISASNVTKKYYNSLADLNAGTNEITTPSAFVSAEGTVYVKIISTFGCTAIAQITLKFYPVVVVNDTTLRSCALETDPSAAVFNLTEASVTTQPVAGKKYYPSMADAINQTNEITSVINYIAPNGVVYVRVSNAQGCYAVAKITLGVIPPVYSDVLKDKTICAEAKTSLDAGPGFKTYEWSTGATTQVIHNVGVGAYWVKLTTGNCTVIQHVKVYPSQQPVVTAIEIVNNTITVFVKGGNPPYKFSIDNITWQESNVFNNLSRGDHKVFVRDTYDCNPIEINIVVPNLVNVITPNADGVNDVIDYSALAGKQNLVLNIFDRYGNKIHQADRFNGYKWDGTLAGKKVPTGTYWYSVTWNENDKMSTPVKYSGWVLVKNRE, from the coding sequence ATGAGAAAATTTTTACTGTTTCTTCTTGTGTGCATATCGCATACTTTTTATTCACAGGCAGATTGTTCTACGGCCTTATCCGTTTGTGGAAACTCCAGTATTACCTACAGTCCGGCAGGAATCGGAAATGTAGATGAATTTTTAGGAGATTGTCTGATACTGGGTGAGCATAATTCGATATGGTACAAAATAACCATTGCTACCAGTGGTACCCTTACCTTTGATTTAACCCCCAATGATCCGGATGCAGATTACGACTGGGCCATCTATGGTCCCAATGTTACCTGTGGGAATTTAGGAACACCCATACGCTGTAATGCTGCCACAGTTGTGGGGGTAAGTCCTATTACAGGGTTAAATATGACAAGTACCATTCTAAGCGCTCCCGGAGGATCAGCAACACCATATTGCCGGTATCTGGATGTTTTGGCAGGACAAACCTATTACCTGTATATTGATAATTGGGTGAGCGCAACAAGCAGTACCATGTCCCCTTTTTCTCTGACCTGGGGTGGAACAGCCACATTAGCTTCTCCATTCACCGATCCGGTACTGACACCTCATCCATTTATAGCTCCCGGAATTCCTGCAGCAAATCCGGCTGACCCTAAAGAAATAGTATTATGTTCCGGTACCATTTTATTTGATTTCTCTTCATTAACTGCAGGAATACTTAATGGAAATCAACATTTTAGTGTGACTTATCATCACAGTCAGAATGAGGCTTTGACAGGACAGAATCCTATTACAACCCCTATGACCGTCAATACAAGTACCGTTTTTTATTATAGTATCAGCTATACCGATCCTGTCAATCCCAATAATCCGCTTAATCAATGTAAACAGATCGGGAAGTTTAAGTTCAGGGATGCTTCTATTACAGCAAAAAATGCAACCCTGATCCAGTGCAATAATAACAATGCCGGTACTGCAGTGTTTGATTTAACAACAGCCGATGTCATTTCTGCTTCTAATGTGACCAAAAAATATTATAATTCCCTGGCGGATCTTAATGCGGGAACTAATGAAATTACAACGCCTTCAGCCTTTGTGTCTGCGGAAGGAACAGTTTATGTAAAAATAATTTCAACCTTTGGCTGTACCGCTATTGCGCAGATTACACTGAAATTTTATCCTGTAGTCGTTGTTAATGATACTACTTTAAGATCCTGTGCTTTGGAAACGGATCCGTCTGCTGCGGTATTCAATCTTACAGAAGCAAGTGTGACAACACAGCCGGTTGCCGGGAAAAAATATTATCCTTCGATGGCGGATGCAATCAATCAAACCAATGAAATCACTTCTGTAATCAATTATATTGCACCAAACGGAGTGGTATATGTAAGGGTTTCTAATGCGCAGGGATGCTATGCTGTCGCAAAAATTACTTTAGGCGTTATTCCACCGGTATATTCTGATGTCCTTAAAGATAAAACCATTTGTGCAGAGGCTAAAACATCACTGGATGCCGGTCCGGGATTCAAAACATATGAATGGAGTACAGGAGCTACTACCCAGGTTATTCATAATGTAGGAGTTGGCGCATACTGGGTAAAACTTACAACAGGTAACTGTACGGTTATCCAGCATGTGAAAGTTTACCCTTCGCAACAGCCGGTTGTTACGGCCATTGAAATTGTAAATAATACCATTACCGTGTTTGTAAAAGGAGGAAATCCGCCTTATAAGTTTTCTATAGATAACATTACCTGGCAGGAATCCAATGTGTTCAATAACCTTTCAAGAGGAGATCATAAGGTATTTGTCAGGGACACTTATGACTGTAATCCCATAGAAATTAACATTGTTGTTCCTAACCTGGTGAATGTGATTACCCCGAATGCCGATGGAGTCAATGATGTTATTGATTATTCCGCATTGGCAGGGAAGCAGAATCTGGTATTGAATATTTTTGACAGATATGGCAACAAAATTCACCAGGCAGACCGGTTTAACGGATACAAATGGGATGGTACCCTTGCAGGAAAAAAAGTCCCAACTGGTACTTACTGGTATTCTGTGACATGGAATGAAAATGATAAAATGAGTACACCTGTTAAATATTCAGGATGGGTATTGGTTAAAAACAGGGAATAA
- the panC gene encoding pantoate--beta-alanine ligase, with product MEVIKNRKVLQDFIERQKEMGKRIGFAPTMGALHQGHLSLYEKAKNENDLVISSIFVNPTQFNNPEDLEKYPRDINRDILILEKSGLVDAVYIPEVTDIYPEKTQSQHYDFDGLENEMEGKSRPGHFDGVGTVVEELFRQVQPDHAYFGEKDFQQLAIIKKMVEKKQLPVKIIGVPIYRAENGLALSSRNQRLHEDRKEASKVIFETLKKVNDWFRTVSIPEIKDRVRDIFDNQQGMKLEYFLIADEKTLQETDFFYKDRNFRAFIVVVVDGVRLIDNMHLD from the coding sequence ATGGAAGTTATAAAAAACAGGAAAGTCCTTCAGGATTTCATTGAAAGACAGAAGGAAATGGGAAAGCGGATTGGTTTCGCCCCTACCATGGGAGCACTTCATCAAGGCCATCTTTCCCTGTATGAAAAAGCAAAAAATGAAAACGATCTTGTTATTTCTTCAATTTTTGTAAATCCGACTCAGTTCAATAACCCGGAAGATCTTGAAAAATATCCGCGGGATATCAACAGGGATATTTTGATCCTGGAAAAGTCCGGCCTGGTTGACGCCGTTTACATCCCTGAAGTAACAGATATATATCCTGAGAAGACACAAAGCCAGCACTACGATTTTGATGGTTTGGAAAATGAAATGGAAGGAAAGTCAAGACCGGGACATTTTGATGGTGTAGGAACGGTTGTGGAAGAGCTTTTCAGGCAAGTACAGCCTGACCATGCCTATTTTGGAGAAAAAGATTTCCAACAGCTGGCTATCATTAAAAAAATGGTTGAAAAGAAACAACTTCCGGTTAAAATCATAGGAGTTCCTATTTACAGGGCAGAAAACGGGCTTGCCTTAAGCTCGAGGAATCAAAGGCTTCATGAAGACCGAAAAGAAGCTTCAAAAGTTATCTTTGAAACATTGAAGAAAGTAAATGACTGGTTCAGAACAGTCTCTATACCCGAAATCAAAGACAGGGTAAGAGATATTTTCGATAACCAGCAGGGGATGAAGCTGGAGTACTTTTTGATTGCAGATGAGAAAACCCTCCAGGAAACTGATTTTTTCTACAAAGACAGAAATTTCAGGGCTTTCATAGTGGTAGTGGTAGATGGTGTAAGATTGATTGACAATATGCATTTGGATTAG
- a CDS encoding RCC1 domain-containing protein: MRKKLHLLISTFLFALTAYSQVGINTLTPEGILHMQNTTSPLGMILPRVDSAQITVARSMTTPLEATAVYDNKEHCIRLKTSDADRAWSDCLLDKSSVINIIEQEIIYNGKVPARATKIAAGHYYAAIYTDASRGNVVYGMGYQNNNQIGTVTNGTNNYPRAVFDRTSADIDMGYYNGAAVTANGELWVWGYNNNGKNGTGNTTTVNAPRKISLPGGISASKVRTGYYNTLVLGTDKKLYVSGYAGYGTLGNGTTSGDALNFQKIPFFDNQEVVDMDVFYYGAIAVTSNGNVYVWGTNSTTSRRLGLPTNVSVASTPTLLNPNFTLNAGESVVKVVLDDGSFDGGGFITNQGRYFAFGYLYYHGGGGVYAGPTNITAALQTGERFSDISMYYGVGLLTNQNKIYVAGSSTNGKLGTGSTAFVATLTSVTPATSPVGNVYTGISLGYYNMYVTTSSAGGKNKIYGAGYGANNQLGRTNESGSNSLVVVFE; the protein is encoded by the coding sequence ATGAGAAAAAAGTTACATTTACTGATCTCGACATTCCTTTTTGCCTTAACCGCATATAGCCAGGTGGGTATCAATACATTAACTCCTGAAGGCATTTTGCACATGCAAAACACAACTTCACCATTAGGAATGATCCTGCCGAGAGTAGATTCTGCACAGATTACCGTTGCCAGAAGCATGACAACCCCCTTAGAAGCCACAGCAGTGTATGATAACAAAGAGCACTGTATAAGACTGAAAACAAGTGATGCTGACCGGGCATGGTCAGATTGCTTATTGGACAAATCTTCTGTAATTAATATCATAGAGCAGGAAATAATATACAACGGAAAAGTTCCTGCAAGAGCAACCAAGATAGCGGCAGGTCATTATTATGCAGCCATATATACTGATGCCTCAAGAGGAAATGTTGTTTATGGTATGGGATATCAGAATAATAACCAAATAGGTACCGTTACCAATGGTACCAATAACTATCCGCGTGCCGTTTTTGACCGCACAAGTGCAGATATAGATATGGGGTATTATAACGGAGCCGCCGTAACAGCCAATGGAGAGCTTTGGGTATGGGGATATAATAACAACGGAAAAAATGGAACGGGTAATACCACTACAGTGAACGCACCCCGCAAAATTTCCCTGCCGGGAGGAATTTCAGCTTCAAAGGTAAGAACAGGATATTACAATACTCTTGTCTTAGGTACTGATAAAAAACTTTATGTGTCAGGATATGCCGGTTATGGAACATTGGGGAATGGAACAACATCAGGAGATGCTTTGAATTTCCAGAAAATTCCTTTTTTTGATAACCAGGAAGTAGTAGATATGGATGTATTTTACTATGGTGCAATAGCAGTAACCAGTAACGGGAATGTATACGTTTGGGGAACGAATAGTACTACTTCAAGAAGACTGGGATTACCTACGAATGTAAGCGTTGCTTCAACTCCTACCTTACTGAATCCCAACTTTACCCTTAATGCCGGAGAAAGCGTTGTGAAAGTTGTTTTGGATGATGGATCCTTTGATGGAGGTGGTTTTATAACGAATCAGGGAAGATATTTTGCATTCGGTTACCTTTATTACCATGGAGGAGGTGGTGTATATGCAGGTCCTACGAATATTACTGCTGCTTTACAAACAGGTGAAAGATTCAGTGATATCTCTATGTACTATGGAGTAGGGTTGCTTACCAATCAAAATAAAATCTATGTGGCAGGTTCTTCTACCAATGGTAAGCTAGGTACAGGGAGTACGGCATTTGTTGCCACTCTTACTTCAGTTACTCCGGCTACATCTCCTGTGGGCAATGTTTATACAGGTATCAGTTTAGGATATTATAATATGTATGTTACAACAAGTAGTGCCGGTGGAAAAAATAAAATTTATGGGGCCGGATATGGAGCTAATAATCAATTGGGAAGAACTAATGAATCAGGCAGTAACAGTCTGGTAGTAGTATTTGAATAA
- the mtaB gene encoding tRNA (N(6)-L-threonylcarbamoyladenosine(37)-C(2))-methylthiotransferase MtaB: protein MSTFQRTAAYHTLGCKLNFAETSTIARQLTDAGYDKVGFDEKANVYVINTCSVTENADRECKLHVKRAMKANPDGLVVIVGCYAQLKPEEISQIEGVDLVLGAKEKFNILSYLDDLEKSENEGIVHSCEIEETDFFIGSYSIGDRTRAFLKVQDGCDYKCTYCTIPLARGISRSDTIENVLRNAAEIAARDIKEIVLTGVNIGDYGKGEFGNKRHEHTFLDLISELDKVEGIERIRISSIEPNLLKDESIELVSRSRSFVPHFHIPLQSGSDDLLKKMKRRYLTKLYSDRVNKIREVMPDAAIGVDVIVGFPGETEEKFMETYNFLNELPITYLHVFTYSERENTEAAAMDGVVPVAERKKRNKMLRILSEKKKMAFYQTQLGKTLPVLWEHENKDGKMFGFTENYVRVQKDFDPASVNQIEFLNLEKILSDGTVSVQSSYQNFLAKA, encoded by the coding sequence ATGTCTACTTTTCAAAGAACTGCCGCATATCATACCCTTGGCTGCAAATTAAACTTTGCGGAAACATCTACTATTGCCCGTCAATTAACAGATGCAGGATATGATAAGGTAGGTTTTGATGAAAAAGCAAATGTATATGTCATCAATACCTGCTCTGTAACTGAAAATGCTGACCGTGAATGTAAGCTTCACGTAAAAAGAGCAATGAAAGCCAATCCCGATGGATTGGTAGTTATTGTTGGATGCTATGCCCAGCTGAAGCCTGAAGAAATTTCGCAGATTGAAGGTGTGGATCTGGTATTGGGAGCCAAAGAAAAATTCAATATCCTGAGTTATCTTGATGATTTGGAAAAATCGGAAAATGAAGGAATTGTTCATTCATGTGAAATTGAAGAAACTGATTTCTTTATCGGAAGCTATTCGATAGGAGACCGTACAAGAGCCTTTTTAAAGGTACAGGACGGATGTGATTATAAATGTACATACTGTACCATCCCGTTGGCAAGAGGAATATCGCGTTCGGATACCATTGAGAATGTTTTGAGAAATGCTGCTGAGATTGCAGCAAGAGATATTAAAGAAATTGTTCTTACAGGAGTAAATATCGGTGATTATGGTAAAGGGGAGTTCGGTAATAAAAGACACGAACATACCTTTCTGGATCTGATCTCTGAACTCGATAAAGTAGAAGGAATTGAAAGAATCCGTATTTCTTCCATTGAGCCCAATCTGTTGAAAGATGAAAGCATTGAACTGGTTTCCAGAAGCAGAAGCTTTGTTCCGCATTTTCATATTCCCTTGCAGTCAGGAAGTGATGATTTATTGAAAAAAATGAAACGCCGGTACCTGACAAAACTGTATAGTGATAGAGTGAACAAAATCCGCGAGGTAATGCCTGATGCGGCTATCGGGGTGGATGTTATTGTCGGATTTCCGGGAGAAACAGAAGAGAAGTTTATGGAAACCTATAATTTTCTTAACGAACTGCCTATAACGTATCTTCATGTATTTACCTATTCTGAAAGAGAAAATACAGAAGCCGCAGCGATGGATGGAGTAGTTCCTGTTGCCGAGAGAAAAAAGCGTAATAAAATGTTGAGAATCCTTTCCGAAAAGAAAAAAATGGCATTTTATCAGACTCAGCTTGGGAAAACACTTCCTGTGCTGTGGGAGCACGAAAATAAAGACGGGAAAATGTTTGGCTTCACAGAAAATTATGTGAGAGTCCAGAAGGATTTTGACCCTGCTTCCGTCAACCAGATTGAATTTCTAAATTTAGAAAAAATACTGTCAGATGGCACAGTTTCTGTGCAATCTTCCTATCAAAATTTTTTAGCAAAAGCATAG
- a CDS encoding RNA-binding S4 domain-containing protein encodes MRIDKFLWSIRFYKTRSIAAEEIKKNRVSIGTSAVKSSKEVKEGDVIKIRKNQIDYKIKVIQIPKSRIGAKLVPLHIQDVTDKEQYELLKLRKMSQDYYRNKGEGRPTKKDRREMDEYVGNDISSDFTDWDDFFGETDDDSEEED; translated from the coding sequence ATGAGAATAGATAAATTTTTATGGAGCATTCGTTTTTATAAGACGAGAAGCATTGCGGCAGAAGAGATAAAAAAGAATAGAGTTTCTATTGGAACATCTGCCGTGAAGTCATCAAAAGAGGTAAAAGAAGGTGATGTTATTAAAATCCGTAAAAATCAGATTGATTATAAAATAAAAGTAATCCAGATACCGAAAAGCAGAATTGGGGCAAAGCTGGTTCCACTCCATATACAGGATGTGACAGATAAAGAACAATACGAATTGCTGAAGCTTCGTAAGATGTCTCAGGATTATTATAGAAATAAAGGGGAAGGAAGACCTACCAAAAAAGACAGAAGAGAGATGGATGAATATGTAGGAAATGACATTTCATCAGATTTTACTGATTGGGACGATTTTTTCGGAGAAACGGATGATGATTCTGAAGAAGAAGATTAA
- a CDS encoding DUF1572 domain-containing protein, with amino-acid sequence MKELFIKRFEYYKSLGDKTFTQLSEEQVFWQYNEESNSIAVIVKHIAGNMLSRWTDFLTEDGEKNWRDRDQEFVNTFKTKDEVISYWETGWKCLFEALNQINDENLYSTIYIRGEAHSVIDAVFRQLAHYPYHIGQIVYIAKMVKNEDWKTLSIARNKSQEFNAGMKNRFSGEEADTNSSPVCFQNSPEVRDEYK; translated from the coding sequence ATGAAAGAACTGTTTATTAAACGATTTGAGTATTATAAATCACTCGGAGATAAAACCTTTACTCAGCTTTCCGAAGAACAGGTTTTCTGGCAATATAACGAAGAGAGTAATTCTATTGCCGTAATTGTAAAACATATCGCTGGGAACATGCTTTCGAGATGGACTGATTTTCTAACTGAAGATGGTGAAAAAAACTGGCGTGACAGGGATCAGGAGTTTGTGAATACTTTTAAAACAAAAGATGAAGTGATCAGCTATTGGGAAACAGGATGGAAGTGTCTTTTTGAAGCTTTAAACCAGATAAATGATGAGAACCTGTATTCCACGATTTACATAAGAGGAGAAGCACATTCTGTTATCGATGCTGTTTTCAGACAATTAGCCCATTATCCTTATCATATAGGACAGATTGTTTACATCGCTAAGATGGTTAAAAACGAAGACTGGAAAACACTTTCTATTGCCAGAAATAAATCTCAGGAATTTAATGCAGGAATGAAAAACAGGTTTTCAGGAGAAGAAGCTGATACCAATTCTTCCCCGGTGTGTTTTCAAAACAGCCCTGAAGTAAGGGATGAATACAAGTAA
- a CDS encoding FMN-binding glutamate synthase family protein — MRDKFLSWGIVLVIATWIVALLIRAHYWIPTLLSAIYALGVYNAYQSKHAILRNFPVLGYFRYFFESISPEMQQYFIERETDGKPFPRNQRSAVYRRAKNLSDTVAFGTQLEVNHRKYEGIKHSIYAKSPSEELPRVWVGGEQCTQPYHASLFNISAMSFGALSDRAQISLNRGAKKGNFYHNTGEGGISPYHLEGGDLCWQIGTGYFGCRDEEGKFNPELFTKYATLPNVKMIEIKLSQGAKPGHGGVLPGVKNTPEIAAIRHVTPGMTVISPPSHTAFSDAAGLLRFVQELRELSGGKPVGFKLCIGDTKEFEDICVQMNVLKIYPDFITIDGAEGGTGAAPPEFSDGVGMPLEPALIFVNRTLNNYNVRNKLRVIASGKVLTSLDILRAIAMGADMCNNARGFMFSLGCIQALRCNSNNCPTGVATQDKMLIKGLDVTDKSERVYHFHKNTLHTCNELIAAAGRSSYEEVDATMFMRGDEFDHLADLYFPDILGNVKQKARS; from the coding sequence ATGAGAGATAAGTTTTTATCTTGGGGAATTGTATTAGTAATTGCTACATGGATAGTGGCATTACTGATCAGAGCGCATTATTGGATACCCACGCTGTTGTCCGCTATTTATGCATTGGGAGTGTATAACGCATACCAATCAAAACATGCTATTTTAAGGAATTTTCCCGTATTGGGATATTTCAGGTACTTTTTTGAAAGTATTTCTCCGGAAATGCAGCAATACTTTATCGAAAGAGAAACAGACGGGAAGCCATTTCCAAGAAATCAGCGTTCTGCAGTATACAGACGGGCAAAAAATTTAAGTGATACGGTAGCTTTTGGTACACAGCTGGAAGTTAATCACAGGAAATACGAGGGTATCAAGCATTCTATTTATGCCAAATCGCCATCGGAAGAACTTCCGAGAGTCTGGGTTGGAGGAGAGCAGTGTACACAGCCTTATCATGCTTCTTTGTTCAATATTTCAGCAATGAGTTTCGGTGCATTAAGTGACAGGGCCCAGATTTCTTTAAACCGAGGGGCTAAAAAGGGTAATTTTTATCATAATACAGGGGAAGGAGGTATTTCTCCTTATCATTTGGAAGGAGGAGATTTATGCTGGCAGATCGGAACCGGGTATTTTGGATGCAGGGACGAAGAAGGAAAATTCAATCCTGAATTGTTTACGAAATATGCTACACTTCCTAATGTGAAAATGATTGAAATCAAACTATCACAGGGAGCTAAGCCTGGCCATGGAGGGGTGCTTCCGGGGGTGAAAAATACGCCGGAGATTGCTGCCATTCGTCACGTAACTCCGGGAATGACGGTAATTTCGCCACCTTCACATACAGCTTTTTCAGATGCAGCCGGATTGTTGAGGTTTGTGCAGGAATTAAGGGAGCTTTCAGGAGGTAAACCGGTTGGGTTTAAACTCTGCATCGGGGATACTAAGGAATTTGAAGATATCTGTGTGCAAATGAATGTTCTGAAAATTTATCCTGACTTTATTACAATAGACGGAGCAGAAGGAGGGACAGGAGCTGCACCACCGGAATTTTCTGATGGAGTAGGGATGCCTTTGGAACCGGCCCTGATATTTGTAAACAGAACCCTGAATAACTATAACGTAAGGAATAAATTAAGAGTAATTGCCAGTGGTAAGGTTCTAACCAGTCTGGATATCTTAAGGGCAATTGCAATGGGAGCAGATATGTGTAATAATGCAAGAGGATTTATGTTCTCTCTGGGATGTATCCAGGCACTAAGATGTAATTCCAATAACTGCCCTACAGGAGTTGCCACACAGGATAAAATGCTGATCAAAGGATTGGATGTGACAGATAAAAGCGAAAGAGTATATCATTTCCATAAAAATACCCTTCACACTTGTAATGAACTCATTGCAGCAGCAGGAAGAAGCTCTTATGAAGAGGTGGATGCAACAATGTTTATGAGAGGAGATGAATTTGATCATCTTGCAGATCTGTATTTCCCGGATATCTTAGGAAATGTAAAACAAAAAGCAAGATCTTAA